A DNA window from Chitinibacter fontanus contains the following coding sequences:
- a CDS encoding DUF2750 domain-containing protein, with product MSTVEIEVANFYREVAQTQTIWSIKDDVGFPAPIGGKGKRAMPFWSSKARAAEEIANVPSFKGFEPVAIAWDVFTQQMLPGMERDGLLAGVNWSSITAVSVDVTPSELKASVEQAVQQ from the coding sequence ATGAGTACTGTTGAAATCGAAGTGGCCAATTTTTACCGCGAAGTCGCGCAAACCCAAACCATCTGGAGCATCAAAGACGACGTCGGTTTCCCCGCACCCATCGGCGGCAAAGGCAAACGCGCGATGCCGTTCTGGTCGAGTAAAGCGCGCGCTGCAGAAGAAATCGCCAACGTGCCGTCTTTCAAAGGTTTTGAACCGGTGGCAATTGCGTGGGACGTTTTCACGCAGCAAATGCTGCCCGGTATGGAGCGCGATGGCTTGCTGGCGGGCGTGAACTGGTCGTCGATTACGGCGGTGTCGGTAGATGTGACGCCGAGTGAGCTAAAAGCCAGTGTTGAGCAGGCAGTTCAGCAGTAA
- the modB gene encoding molybdate ABC transporter permease subunit, whose amino-acid sequence MLSADDFAAIHLTIKLAATTTVILLMFATPLAWWLARSHGWWAKVIGAVVTLPLVLPPTVIGFYLLITLGPQGSLGQLTQALGLGLLPFTFWGLVLASMIYSLPFAVQPLQQAFAAIGERPLEVAATLRASPRDTFFSVVLPLARPGIITAAVMSFAHTVGEFGVVLMIGGNIPHETRVVSVQIYDHVEALQYTQAHALALTMLVFSFIVLLALHILNKPVRTI is encoded by the coding sequence ATGCTCAGTGCTGACGATTTCGCTGCGATTCATCTAACCATCAAGCTGGCCGCCACTACCACGGTCATCTTGCTGATGTTCGCCACGCCGTTGGCGTGGTGGCTGGCGCGTAGTCACGGCTGGTGGGCCAAAGTGATTGGTGCGGTGGTCACCTTGCCGCTGGTGCTGCCACCCACGGTGATTGGCTTTTATTTACTGATTACGCTGGGGCCACAGGGTAGTCTGGGGCAGCTTACCCAAGCGTTGGGGCTAGGCTTGCTGCCATTTACCTTCTGGGGGCTGGTGCTGGCCTCGATGATTTATTCATTGCCATTTGCGGTACAGCCCCTGCAGCAGGCCTTTGCCGCCATCGGCGAGCGACCGCTCGAAGTGGCGGCCACCTTGCGCGCCTCGCCGCGCGATACGTTTTTTAGTGTGGTGTTGCCGCTGGCCAGACCCGGTATCATCACCGCCGCCGTGATGAGCTTTGCGCACACCGTCGGCGAATTTGGTGTGGTGTTGATGATCGGTGGGAATATCCCGCACGAAACGCGGGTGGTGTCGGTGCAAATTTATGATCATGTCGAAGCGCTGCAATACACCCAAGCGCATGCCCTGGCGCTGACGATGCTGGTATTTAGTTTTATCGTGTTACTTGCACTGCATATTTTGAATAAGCCAGTGCGAACCATTTAA
- the modA gene encoding molybdate ABC transporter substrate-binding protein encodes MLRGLLLALGFSAVAHAGEVKIAVASNFVAPLQQLASEFQQQTGHRLQISSGATGKLFAQISNGAPFEVFLSADDEAPAKLVAAGLARKDTLFTYATGHLVLWSSVSNTPDENTLKTNAFNKLALANPSVAPYGRAALEYLQSQGLHDRLKNKLVYGENIAQAQQFVATGNAQYGLIAASLVMRDGQFTMGNGWLIPAQYHQPIRQDAVLLNVGQGNAAATAFLQYLKSAPAQRIIRRYGYQ; translated from the coding sequence ATGTTACGGGGTTTGCTGTTAGCGCTGGGGTTCAGTGCTGTGGCCCATGCGGGCGAGGTAAAAATAGCGGTAGCGAGTAATTTTGTTGCGCCACTACAGCAATTGGCGAGCGAATTTCAGCAGCAAACCGGTCATCGCTTGCAGATTTCGAGTGGTGCAACGGGCAAACTGTTTGCACAAATCAGTAATGGCGCGCCGTTCGAAGTGTTTCTGTCCGCCGATGATGAGGCGCCAGCAAAATTGGTAGCAGCTGGTCTGGCTCGAAAAGATACCCTGTTTACGTATGCAACCGGACATCTTGTTTTGTGGAGTTCAGTGAGCAATACCCCCGATGAAAATACGTTGAAAACCAATGCTTTTAATAAGCTGGCGCTCGCCAACCCGAGTGTCGCGCCCTATGGCCGCGCGGCGCTGGAATATCTGCAGTCGCAAGGCTTGCACGATCGATTAAAAAACAAGCTGGTGTATGGCGAAAATATCGCGCAGGCGCAGCAGTTTGTTGCCACTGGCAATGCCCAATATGGCCTGATTGCCGCTTCGCTGGTGATGCGTGATGGGCAATTTACGATGGGAAATGGTTGGCTGATTCCGGCTCAATACCATCAGCCGATTCGACAAGATGCGGTGTTGCTCAATGTGGGGCAGGGCAATGCGGCGGCGACGGCCTTTTTGCAATACCTCAAATCCGCGCCGGCCCAGCGCATCATTCGCCGCTACGGCTACCAATAA
- a CDS encoding methyl-accepting chemotaxis protein, producing the protein MQLSIKSRLIYTIAFLALLLIVIGGLGIHSLGTSNESLKTVYEDRVVPLQQLKLIADDYAVSVIDAVNKANAGLVDAEPTLVKVNAASKEIDAQWKKYMSTTLTPEEAKLAKEAELLFGHANEDVRALTRFLEGKHGNLKGQLSQFDGPLYTSIDPIGDKINELINLQLSVAKAEFIASQATFTQVRNLAFGLIGLGLVLAALSGYLLIRAISLPLSRAVSVAKNIANGQLDNQIAIHSQDETGQLMLAMQQMQTSICSFVSAQQVMAQQHSAGTMSARLDSSQYPGTFGDMAEQVNQLVAGHIEVIEQTIDVIAQYSQGNFTPDMPELPGEKAQITQSIAEVKRALLAISGDIQRLAEAGANGDFSPRCDASQYRYMFKAMLEDLNQLIVTCDIGFNDVLRVSEALARGDLNETISKDYPGLFGRTKTGVNATVAALTKIIGEVDQMVSAAALHGDLGVRLGLNDKQGFSRKLAEQLNQLSSVTETGLRDVMRVSSALADGDLTQTITQQYPGLFGETSQAVNTTVANLQHLVGEIQQSGITISHASSEIAQGNADLSRRTEAQAANLEETAASTEELTGTVRQNAENAKEANDLAQSSADITKEGGIMVRKVVDTMSAIQEASRKIVDIISVIDGIAFQTNILALNAAVEAARAGEQGRGFAVVASEVRNLAQRSAVAAKEIKVLINDSVTQVEHGSQQVHQAGDTMSKVENSIERVRILISEIAHASVEQSAGIAQVNQAVTQMDEVTQQNAALVEQAAAAAESLQEQARSLSDAVSVFKLSHAAPTSVQAVLSRASQPDNASDIKAALALA; encoded by the coding sequence ATGCAGCTTTCAATCAAGTCTCGTTTGATATACACCATCGCATTTCTGGCTTTACTGCTGATCGTAATCGGTGGGCTAGGTATTCATAGCCTAGGCACTAGCAATGAATCACTGAAAACCGTGTATGAAGACCGCGTGGTCCCACTGCAGCAGCTTAAATTAATCGCAGACGATTACGCGGTGAGTGTGATTGATGCCGTCAACAAAGCCAACGCCGGGCTAGTAGATGCCGAGCCGACGTTGGTCAAAGTCAATGCCGCCAGCAAGGAAATCGATGCGCAGTGGAAAAAATACATGAGCACCACCCTAACCCCCGAAGAGGCCAAGCTTGCTAAAGAGGCCGAACTACTATTTGGCCATGCCAATGAAGATGTTCGCGCTTTAACTCGCTTTCTAGAGGGTAAACATGGCAATCTGAAGGGCCAGTTGAGTCAGTTTGATGGCCCGCTTTACACCAGCATTGATCCGATTGGCGACAAAATCAACGAGTTGATTAATTTGCAACTGAGTGTAGCAAAAGCTGAATTTATCGCTTCGCAAGCCACCTTCACTCAGGTGCGAAATTTAGCATTCGGTTTGATAGGGCTTGGGCTCGTGCTAGCGGCACTATCGGGCTATTTATTGATTCGCGCGATTTCGCTACCGCTATCGCGTGCGGTTAGCGTCGCCAAAAATATCGCTAATGGCCAGTTGGATAATCAAATTGCCATTCACAGCCAAGATGAAACCGGGCAATTAATGTTAGCCATGCAACAGATGCAAACCTCGATTTGCAGCTTTGTCTCCGCCCAACAAGTGATGGCGCAACAGCACAGCGCAGGCACCATGAGCGCACGACTCGACTCCAGCCAATACCCCGGTACATTTGGTGACATGGCCGAGCAAGTGAATCAATTGGTAGCGGGTCATATTGAAGTCATCGAGCAGACGATTGACGTTATTGCCCAATACTCGCAAGGCAATTTCACCCCGGACATGCCGGAGCTGCCAGGCGAGAAAGCCCAGATTACCCAATCTATTGCTGAGGTAAAACGAGCGTTATTGGCGATTAGCGGCGATATTCAGCGTCTGGCTGAAGCTGGCGCTAACGGTGATTTCAGCCCGCGCTGTGATGCCAGCCAGTACCGCTATATGTTTAAAGCCATGTTGGAAGATTTGAATCAGCTGATTGTGACCTGTGATATCGGTTTTAATGATGTGCTGCGAGTATCCGAAGCTTTGGCGCGTGGAGATCTTAACGAAACCATCAGCAAGGATTACCCCGGTTTGTTTGGGCGCACTAAAACCGGAGTCAATGCAACCGTTGCGGCTTTAACCAAAATCATCGGCGAAGTTGATCAAATGGTCAGCGCGGCTGCATTGCACGGCGATCTGGGTGTGCGGTTAGGGCTCAATGACAAACAGGGTTTTTCACGCAAGCTGGCCGAACAGCTAAACCAGCTATCCAGTGTGACCGAAACGGGGCTACGCGATGTGATGCGCGTGTCCAGCGCATTGGCTGATGGCGATCTCACCCAAACTATTACGCAGCAATATCCCGGTTTATTTGGCGAAACCAGTCAGGCGGTCAATACCACGGTGGCCAACCTGCAGCATTTAGTGGGTGAGATTCAGCAATCGGGCATCACCATCTCCCACGCTTCCAGCGAAATTGCGCAAGGAAACGCCGACTTGTCGCGCCGGACGGAAGCGCAGGCCGCCAATCTGGAAGAAACCGCGGCCAGCACCGAGGAGCTAACCGGCACGGTGCGCCAAAATGCAGAAAACGCCAAGGAAGCCAACGATTTGGCGCAATCCTCCGCCGATATCACCAAGGAAGGCGGCATTATGGTGCGCAAAGTGGTCGATACCATGAGCGCGATTCAGGAAGCCTCGCGCAAAATTGTCGACATTATCAGCGTCATTGATGGCATTGCGTTTCAAACCAATATTCTGGCACTTAATGCCGCAGTAGAAGCCGCCCGAGCAGGCGAACAAGGGCGTGGCTTTGCCGTGGTTGCCTCAGAAGTACGCAATCTGGCGCAACGTTCAGCCGTCGCCGCCAAGGAAATTAAAGTGCTGATTAATGACTCGGTTACACAGGTGGAGCATGGTAGCCAGCAAGTACATCAAGCTGGCGACACCATGAGCAAAGTTGAAAATAGTATTGAACGGGTACGCATATTAATTAGCGAAATTGCCCATGCATCGGTAGAGCAAAGCGCTGGCATTGCTCAGGTCAATCAGGCCGTGACTCAAATGGATGAAGTGACCCAGCAAAATGCCGCGCTGGTAGAGCAAGCTGCTGCAGCCGCCGAATCGTTGCAAGAACAAGCTCGCTCACTCTCGGATGCAGTGAGCGTATTTAAACTGAGTCATGCCGCCCCAACGAGCGTCCAAGCCGTACTCAGCCGTGCCAGTCAACCCGATAACGCTAGTGATATAAAAGCTGCACTCGCACTCGCTTGA
- a CDS encoding S8 family serine peptidase, producing the protein MKFTRSAMLVAGALASLSLSAQAETVDRIVVKLKASPMMRSMSADDVSQTLQTAAGNKAKHAFTMGDGQSHVLQLPKGLSASELKAYIAKLQASGQFEAVEADVWMMPMGVTQPTDSLWNSLWGLQAISPNSSYGADFIGAWEYVNGQGVVVGIVDTGAVPHPDLGQLSPLSGNYVSAGYTFISDCYRAGTCDWTTGSRTIQPIASGLDQGDWCTSADVTNGICQQAGSSSFHGSHVAGTIAALGYNGVGVIGGAYNARILPVRALGKGGGSAVDIADAIRWAAGVHPSIPNPNPAKVINMSLGGSSATCPSFYQSAINDATNAGAIVVVAGGNENRDASQATPANCANVITVAATGKAGEKASYSNYGSKITLAAPGGNGSIRITSTVNLSADRVDLSANGAGYKGMNGTSMATPHVSAAVALMLSANPKLKFNDVVSLLKQSATAFPATGGCTTSNCGAGILNAAGAVRLAKQSAGDNTEPVITPAPTTPPVVTPAPSTPPVVTPKPTVPPVVTPAPTPVAGCYSAWAEGKTYTAGDMVTYDGRNYRAISTHVAYKGANWNPKSTGTLWQDIGACTGGSSTPAPTTAPIQTPKPTAAPIISPSPAPTLVPTQVPTTAPNPSCPAWSATTTYTAGKCVSFNGQTYTAKWWTQGEQPGAAQWGPWASQATATRK; encoded by the coding sequence ATGAAATTCACACGCAGCGCAATGCTGGTGGCGGGCGCCCTTGCGTCTTTGTCACTGAGCGCACAAGCCGAAACGGTTGATCGTATCGTCGTCAAACTGAAAGCATCACCCATGATGCGCAGCATGAGTGCCGATGATGTTAGCCAAACCCTGCAAACCGCCGCAGGCAATAAAGCCAAACATGCTTTTACCATGGGTGATGGCCAATCGCATGTATTGCAACTACCCAAAGGCCTATCGGCCAGCGAGCTCAAAGCCTACATCGCCAAATTACAAGCCAGCGGCCAGTTTGAAGCCGTTGAAGCCGATGTCTGGATGATGCCGATGGGGGTAACCCAACCGACCGATAGCCTCTGGAATTCACTGTGGGGCTTGCAAGCTATTAGCCCGAACAGCAGCTATGGCGCCGACTTTATCGGTGCATGGGAATACGTTAATGGCCAAGGCGTTGTGGTCGGGATTGTCGATACTGGCGCAGTACCACACCCAGATTTGGGACAATTGAGCCCATTGAGCGGCAATTATGTATCCGCTGGCTACACTTTTATTAGCGATTGCTATCGCGCAGGGACGTGCGACTGGACGACGGGCTCACGCACGATCCAGCCGATTGCCAGCGGTCTGGACCAAGGGGATTGGTGTACCAGCGCGGATGTGACTAATGGCATTTGCCAGCAAGCCGGCTCTAGCTCATTCCACGGCTCACATGTTGCAGGCACGATTGCCGCATTGGGCTACAACGGCGTTGGCGTGATTGGCGGAGCGTACAATGCGCGTATTTTGCCCGTACGCGCTTTGGGTAAAGGTGGCGGCTCGGCCGTTGATATCGCCGATGCCATTCGCTGGGCCGCAGGCGTACATCCTTCGATTCCAAACCCCAACCCCGCCAAAGTCATCAATATGAGTTTGGGTGGCAGCTCGGCCACTTGCCCAAGCTTCTATCAATCTGCCATTAATGATGCGACCAACGCAGGCGCAATTGTGGTGGTTGCTGGTGGTAATGAAAACCGCGATGCATCACAAGCTACGCCAGCCAACTGCGCAAACGTCATTACCGTAGCTGCAACAGGTAAAGCCGGCGAAAAAGCCAGCTACTCTAATTACGGCAGCAAAATCACTTTGGCGGCACCAGGTGGCAACGGCAGCATCCGCATTACCTCAACCGTGAATCTGAGTGCTGATCGGGTGGACTTATCCGCCAATGGGGCTGGTTACAAAGGCATGAACGGCACATCGATGGCCACACCGCATGTCTCTGCAGCGGTAGCGCTGATGCTCAGCGCAAACCCGAAACTCAAATTCAACGATGTGGTGAGCCTGCTCAAGCAATCTGCGACCGCATTCCCAGCCACCGGTGGCTGCACAACCAGCAATTGCGGTGCAGGTATTCTGAATGCGGCAGGCGCAGTTCGTTTGGCCAAACAATCGGCGGGAGATAATACCGAGCCCGTCATCACCCCAGCACCAACAACACCACCCGTGGTGACACCAGCACCAAGCACACCGCCTGTTGTGACACCAAAACCAACCGTACCACCAGTGGTAACGCCCGCACCCACACCGGTGGCAGGTTGCTATAGCGCTTGGGCTGAAGGCAAAACCTATACCGCAGGTGATATGGTGACCTACGATGGCCGCAATTACCGGGCGATCAGCACCCATGTCGCATACAAAGGTGCAAATTGGAACCCTAAATCAACCGGCACTTTATGGCAGGACATTGGAGCGTGTACGGGAGGCTCAAGCACGCCAGCACCGACCACGGCTCCAATTCAAACGCCCAAGCCAACCGCAGCGCCAATAATTAGCCCAAGTCCAGCGCCAACATTAGTGCCAACCCAAGTACCAACGACGGCGCCGAACCCAAGCTGCCCTGCTTGGTCAGCCACTACGACCTACACCGCAGGCAAGTGTGTTAGCTTCAATGGCCAAACCTATACGGCTAAATGGTGGACACAAGGTGAACAACCTGGTGCCGCGCAATGGGGCCCTTGGGCTAGTCAAGCGACTGCCACACGCAAATAA
- a CDS encoding substrate-binding periplasmic protein: MLVRWLLLLALSSPLLAADFHAYTEELPPLNYLAEQQPQGFSVELLQLLAKQAGVSISIEVLPWARAVEYADKDPHGILFTITRTPERENRYLWLGPISDRKIILLRLANRGDIKLSNLDDARQYVIGATRESASAKKLQQSGFVIEKSLDLAPNDQINLRKLMAGRNDMIAILDWAAAWQAKSIGANLNQFTQALILDNSLDYYFALNRNADPELVRRLNQAFSTLQKSGQLDKLRQRYFHQDP, translated from the coding sequence ATGCTTGTGCGCTGGCTACTATTGTTAGCCTTGAGTTCACCGCTGTTGGCGGCTGATTTTCACGCCTACACCGAAGAGCTACCACCGCTAAATTATTTAGCAGAGCAACAGCCACAGGGATTTAGCGTAGAACTGCTGCAACTGCTGGCTAAACAAGCTGGTGTTAGTATCAGCATTGAAGTTTTGCCCTGGGCCAGAGCCGTCGAATATGCCGATAAAGACCCACATGGAATTTTATTTACCATCACCCGCACCCCAGAACGCGAAAACCGCTATTTATGGCTGGGGCCAATTAGTGATCGTAAAATTATCCTGCTTCGATTAGCTAACCGAGGCGATATCAAGCTGAGCAATCTGGATGATGCGCGGCAATATGTGATTGGTGCAACGCGGGAATCTGCCAGTGCAAAAAAATTGCAGCAAAGTGGGTTTGTCATTGAAAAATCACTAGATTTGGCTCCGAACGATCAAATCAATCTGCGCAAATTGATGGCTGGCCGCAACGACATGATTGCCATCCTTGATTGGGCTGCGGCCTGGCAAGCAAAATCTATCGGCGCGAATCTGAATCAATTTACCCAAGCGCTGATTTTGGACAATAGCCTTGATTACTACTTTGCGCTCAATCGCAATGCCGACCCCGAGCTAGTCCGCCGCTTGAATCAGGCTTTTAGTACACTGCAAAAAAGCGGCCAGCTCGACAAGTTGCGGCAGCGCTATTTCCATCAAGACCCATGA